In Verrucomicrobiota bacterium, the genomic window CGATCACCATTTCGCCGCACGTCGTTTGGATGGCGGCGACCTCGTTGATGGTGCTCATGAACTTTGGTGCGTGGAGGCGGTCCAGCGGACTTTGATCAAGTCCCCGAGCCGCCGACAATCGAGGCAGACTTGATGAAGTCGAGATTGGGGAAGTCTTTCTTCAAGTAGGCGTTCCCTTCCGCCTGGATGCGGCTTTGATCGGGTCCCCGTCCTCGGGGCGCGCCTTCGCCATACTCGCCATTGATCTTGTCCACCACGTCCATTCCCTCGACCACTTTGCCGAAGGAAGAGAAACCCATGCCGTCGAGCCTTTGGTTGTCCGCAAAATTGATGAACAACTGTGTGGTGCGGGTGTTCGGCCCGGCGGTGGCGAACGTGATCGCGCCGCGCGTATTGCTGCTTTTCACGGGGTCATCAGGAATCCTGGCGCCACGCCAGGCGGCGGCGACTTTCGGATCCCCGTGAATCCCGAACTGGCACATGAACCCGGGAATGACGCGGAAGAATTGAACATCGGTGAAGTAACCCGACCGGACCAGATTGTAGAAGCGGTCCGCGCCATTGGGCGCCAACGACCGCGTCACCTCGATCGTGAACTTGCCCTTGGTTGTGTCGAATTGCGCTTTGAAGGTTTCCGGCGCCTTTTCCGTGAGCTTGGCGGGATCCGTGAATCCCGGTGCCGGAGCTGAAGTTTTGTCGTCCGTTTTCACATCTTTTTTCTCCACCTGCGCGTAACCGGTTGCCGCGGCCAGCGCAGTAGCCGCCAAGAATGAACACA contains:
- a CDS encoding peptidylprolyl isomerase, translating into MRLTLCSFLAATALAAATGYAQVEKKDVKTDDKTSAPAPGFTDPAKLTEKAPETFKAQFDTTKGKFTIEVTRSLAPNGADRFYNLVRSGYFTDVQFFRVIPGFMCQFGIHGDPKVAAAWRGARIPDDPVKSSNTRGAITFATAGPNTRTTQLFINFADNQRLDGMGFSSFGKVVEGMDVVDKINGEYGEGAPRGRGPDQSRIQAEGNAYLKKDFPNLDFIKSASIVGGSGT